The Xiphias gladius isolate SHS-SW01 ecotype Sanya breed wild chromosome 9, ASM1685928v1, whole genome shotgun sequence genome window below encodes:
- the c9h8orf33 gene encoding UPF0488 protein C8orf33 homolog: protein MAEQRLLFMDIEPKSSNSAAPGGRVEKPLWTRSDNTFTFDFFPDNSPALQEKTSPSDRTAPGRSQVSFTGEGSAFAFNFHIPGVTPVQDMETAETPDTSSPGSQEEKPSSLQEVNSPPELSMQSKAKKKKSGKKKASDSTKVQQKPDEGSQGVEDTELSAEDQLNRQLDWCIEQLELGMRSQKGTPKQKEEASRALKTLRSSKAPLVKKRQVMRAMTGEYRKKMEDEKKKQFKLIQSEIASSHVKVVSDSPKKSVFRRRAKVKSQTQAREDTPQQNEAQDTDLTPLTHEGTSAFVFTPSKEEFRFNFL, encoded by the exons ATGGCCGAGCAAAGGCTGCTGTTTATGG ATATTGAACCAAAGTCAAGCAACTCCGCTGCTCCTGGGGGCAGAGTTGAGAAACCCCTCTGGACTCGTAGTGACAACACCTTCACATTCGACTTCTTCCCTGACAACTCTCCAGCACTGCAGGAGAAAACCTCTCCATCAGACAGGACCGCGCCAGGACGGAGCCAGGTATCCTTTACGGGAGAGGGCTCTGCTTTTGCCTTCAACTTCCACATCCCTGGTGTTACACCTGTACAAGACATGGAGACGGCAGAGACCCCAGACACATCTTCTCCAGGAAGCCAAGAGGAAAAGCCTTCCTCGCTGCAGGAGGTAAACAGTCCACCTGAACTGTCGATGCAATccaaagcaaagaagaagaaatctggaaagaaaaaagcctCAGATAGCACTAAGGTACAACAGAAGCCAGATGAGGGGAGTCAAGGAGTTGAAGACACAGAGCTG agtgCAGAAGACCAGTTGAACAGACAGCTGGACTGGTGCATCGAGCAGCTGGAGCTGGGAATGCGATCCCAGAAGGGCACACCCAAACAGA AGGAGGAGGCCTCTCGTGCCCTGAAGACTCTACGTAGCTCTAAAGCTCCCTTGGTCAAGAAGAGGCAGGTGATGAGAGCCATGACTGGAGagtacaggaaaaaaatggaagatgagaagaagaagcagTTCAAACTCATTCAGAGCG AAATTGCATCATCTCACGTCAAAGTTGTGTCAGATTCCCCAAAGAAGTCTGTTTTCCGCCGGAGAGCTAAAGTCAAATCCCAGACCCAAGCCAGAGAGGATACCCCTCAGCAAAATGAAGCCCAGGATACAGACCTGACACCACTGACTCATGAGGGAACATCAGCTTTTGTCTTTACTCCATCAAAGGAAGAGTTTCGCTTcaattttctctga
- the h3f3d gene encoding H3 histone, family 3D, which translates to MARTKQTARKSTGGKAPRKQLATKAARKSAPSTGGVKKPHRYRPGTVALREIRRYQKSTELLIRKLPFQRLVREIAQDFKTDLRFQSAAIGALQEASEAYLVGLFEDTNLCAIHAKRVTIMPKDIQLARRIRGERA; encoded by the exons ATGGCTCGTACCAAGCAGACCGCTCGTAAATCCACCGGTGGAAAGGCGCCTAGGAAGCAGCTGGCCACCAAAGCTGCCAGGAAAAGCGCGCCCTCCACTGGCGGAGTGAAGAAACCCCACAGATACAG GCCTGGTACTGTTGCTCTGCGTGAGATTCGTCGGTACCAGAAGTCCACTGAGCTGCTCATCAGGAAGCTGCCATTCCAGCGTCTTGTCAGGGAAATTGCTCAGGATTTCAAGACAGATCTGCGTTTCCAGAGTGCAGCTATTGGAGCTCTCCAG GAAGCCAGTGAAGCATACTTGGTTGGACTGTTTGAGGACACCAACCTGTGCGCTATCCATGCAAAGAGGGTTACCATCATGCCCAAGGACATTCAGCTGGCCAGGCGAATTAGAGGAGAACGTGCATAA
- the c9h16orf91 gene encoding protein CCSMST1 isoform X2, producing the protein MSTTAGRVFNGLTRVSFRRGTLIHNSTVRLNTVQSLSLSSQRPTHDKEVNNEPIRFSTSKASHRTWKVDRSMGSQFERPWWKVLPISLFATGFLLWCALRDETDIDAQLEKQLYEHLPGLLSDEEEEQVQNKSS; encoded by the exons ATGTCTACAACAGCAGGACGAGTTTTCAACGGTCTGACACGAGTATCGTTCAGGCGAGGGACTTTAATTCATAACTCGACCGTGAG ACTGAACACTGTGCAGTCCTTATCTTTGAGCTCTCAGAGGCCCACACATGACAAAGAGGTGAACAATGAGCCCATCAGGTTCTCCACCAGTAAAGCAAGTCACAGGACCTGGAAAGTCGACCGCTCCATGGGGAGCCAGTTTGAGCGGCCGTGGTGGAAAGTCCTCCCCATCAGCCTGTTTGCCACCGGCTTCCTTCTGTGGTGCGCACTGAGAGATGAGACGGACATTGATGCACAGCTGGAGAAGCAGCTGTATGAGCACTTACCTGGCTTGCTTtcagatgaagaggaggagcaagtccaaaataaatcaagttAA
- the c9h16orf91 gene encoding protein CCSMST1 isoform X1, whose product MSTTAGRVFNGLTRVSFRRGTLIHNSTVSRLNTVQSLSLSSQRPTHDKEVNNEPIRFSTSKASHRTWKVDRSMGSQFERPWWKVLPISLFATGFLLWCALRDETDIDAQLEKQLYEHLPGLLSDEEEEQVQNKSS is encoded by the exons ATGTCTACAACAGCAGGACGAGTTTTCAACGGTCTGACACGAGTATCGTTCAGGCGAGGGACTTTAATTCATAACTCGACCGTGAG CAGACTGAACACTGTGCAGTCCTTATCTTTGAGCTCTCAGAGGCCCACACATGACAAAGAGGTGAACAATGAGCCCATCAGGTTCTCCACCAGTAAAGCAAGTCACAGGACCTGGAAAGTCGACCGCTCCATGGGGAGCCAGTTTGAGCGGCCGTGGTGGAAAGTCCTCCCCATCAGCCTGTTTGCCACCGGCTTCCTTCTGTGGTGCGCACTGAGAGATGAGACGGACATTGATGCACAGCTGGAGAAGCAGCTGTATGAGCACTTACCTGGCTTGCTTtcagatgaagaggaggagcaagtccaaaataaatcaagttAA
- the LOC120794192 gene encoding uncharacterized protein C7orf50, whose translation MAKDKSLKSGSNHPKRKELGSNASDVQAEKIMEAEIKKKRKKMAIEEDPVQTPHVTITADDKKQKKDTKCKKKGVKEQTQTKQTEISDPPSLPEGTHKPETEEEDLSPEEKRVLERKMKKILKKEEKKRLKAEGETLQKSEASGPTAPQQALDYLTCWAENRTEWRFQKTRQTWLLQHMFNSEKIPDDKFSVLLLYLEGLRGGARDTTVQKAVALVEESGQAPEDMVVQQRAHRAREVIQLLS comes from the exons ATGGCCAAAGATAAATCTTTGAAATCAGGATCAAATCATCCTAAGAGGAAAGAGTTGGGTTCAAATGCTAGCGACGTTCAGGCAGAAAAAATCATGGaggctgaaataaaaaagaagaggaaaaagatggCAATAGAG GAGGATCCAGTACAGACTCCTCACGTAACAATCACAGCAGatgataaaaaacagaaaaaggacaCGAAATGCAAAAAGAAGGGAGTGAAagagcaaacacagacaaagcaaaCTGAG ATTTCAGATCCACCCAGTCTTCCTGAGGGAACACACAAAccggagacagaggaggaggacttgAGTCCCGAGGAGAAGCGGGTCCTGGAGCGGAAGATGAAGAAGATCctgaaaaaggaagagaagaagaggctTAAAGCTGAGGGAGAGACCTTACAGAAATCTGAAGCATCTGGACCCACCGCACCTCAGCAGGCATTAGATTACCTCACCTG ctggGCTGAAAACCGCACAGAGTGGAGGTTCCAGAAAACCAGGCAGACATGGTTACTGCAACACATGTTCAACTCTGAAAAG ATTCCAGATGATAAATTCTCTGTGCTGCTCCTGTACCTGGAGGGGCTTCGTGGAGGGGCGAGGGACACGACAGTGCAGAAAGCCGTAGCCCTGGTTGAAGAGTCAGGACAAGCACCAGAGGACATggttgtccagcagagggcgcaCAGAGCCAGAGAAGTTATCCAGCTGCTTTCCTGA
- the LOC120794188 gene encoding G-protein coupled estrogen receptor 1-like → MTMYAGYRVITEYNFTRHLNDTQAVISDFWRTASENHQHYFISLILSSLYTIFLFPVGFIGNILILVVNLDYSSCLTAPDLYFVNLAMADLVLVADSLIEVFNLKQGYYNKAGLCTFMNLFQQVNMYSSVFFLTWMSFDRFVALTGIMGRSMPRARLSCCLIWASSSVLTLLSFAIAQAQHAGELNFCFANMTQIQWLEVTLGFLLPFCVLGLCYWRIAQVLRRSQREEDGLHHRPRRQKTLRMISAAVLVFFLCWLPENVFVSVHLLRGDTNGGTLWQDYPLTGHAVRLAAFSNSCLNPLIYSFLGKTFQDKMRLFLQQKSRWIKLQRSASGKSIYSMYQLQTHGAMQHATDRASSHN, encoded by the coding sequence ATGACAATGTACGCGGGCTACAGAGTCATCACGGAGTACAACTTCACTAGACACCTAAATGACACACAGGCAGTCATCTCAGATTTTTGGCGGACGGCTTCAGAGAATCACCAGCATTACTTTATCAGCCTCATCCTCTCAAGCCTCTACACCATATTCCTCTTCCCTGTCGGCTTCATTGGGAACATCCTCATCTTAGTAGTCAACCTGGACTACAGCAGCTGCTTGACAGCCCCAGACCTCTACTTTGTGAACCTGGCCATGGCCGACCTCGTCCTTGTGGCTGACTCTCTGATCGAGGTGTTCAACCTGAAGCAGGGCTACTACAACAAGGCCGGCCTCTGCACCTTCATGAACCTGTTCCAGCAGGTCAACATGTACAGCAGTGTCTTCTTCTTAACATGGATGAGCTTTGATCGGTTCGTTGCGCTGACTGGCATCATGGGGCGCAGCATGCCGCGCGCACGCCTCAGCTGCTGCCTCATCTGGGCATCCTCGTCCGTGCTCACCCTGCTGTCTTTTGCTATAGCTCAAGCTCAGCACGCTGGGGAACTCAACTTCTGCTTCGCCAACATGACCCAGATTCAGTGGCTGGAGGTGACACTGGGTTTCTTGCTGCCTTTCTGCGTCCTGGGCCTGTGCTACTGGAGAATAGCACAGGTGCTCCGGCGCAGCCAGAGGGAGGAGGACGGCCTGCACCATAGGCCTCGCAGGCAGAAAACCCTGCGGATGATCTCAGCAGCTGTGTtagttttcttcctctgctggCTCCCAGAGAATGTGTTTGTAAGTGTTCACCTCCTGAGAGGTGACACAAACGGCGGCACGCTGTGGCAGGACTACCCCCTGACAGGCCATGCCGTCAGGCTGGCGGCCTTCTCCAACAGCTGCCTGAACCCACTCATCTACAGCTTCCTTGGGAAGACCTTCCAGGATAAAATGAGGCTTTTTCTCCAGCAGAAGAGCAGATGGATCAAGCTGCAGAGGTCAGCCTCGGGAAAAtccatctacagtatgtaccaGCTGCAAACACATGGGGCCATGCAGCATGCGACGGACCGAGCCAGTTCACACAATTAA
- the LOC120794189 gene encoding uncharacterized protein LOC120794189: protein MSDQSVDLLTTERSTPSPFSNSSTLTDNNFTITDTSTSVSPSSVLDEIAASDVTSRANYVYSFFAGLGFMAGCFLLYSFIHTYRAHRRMAWLDYLLWAFCGFQLLLLLLSLHAVAYRPDHLRTTALGCAALSFIINTVTLCGLFVLVLMAYVLSLDPPSNALLRKPGVCAALVILISVLISLLLAGIRGPRDRLQEKTICFMDPVQAGVSYPAAKMCLAFLIPYMLQLGLLIGGCVRQWKSKGRFLSGLEEGPVFLTVTVVMFLCLLFYNVALVRGALLQSSSKHEQAFLSVAEFVLFSGSSASLLLVLFMHRPCRESLQGVFRQLRVCCRSPGRTQPNRNIIAPHIEITDTLQDIES from the exons ATG tctgaTCAAAGCGTGGACTTGTTAACCACTGAGAGGAGCACGCCAAGTCCATTTTCCAACAGTTCTACCCTCACAGACAACAACTTCACCATCACGGACACCTCCACCTCAGTCTCCCCTTCCTCTGTGTTAGATGAAATTGCAGCCAGTGACGTAACCTCCAGAGCAAACTATGTCTACAGTTTTTTTGCAGGTCTGGGCTTCATGGCAGGCTGCTTCCTGCTCTACAGCTTCATCCACACCTACAGAGCCCACAGACGAATGGCCTGGCTCGACTATCTGCTCTGGGCCTTTTGTGGcttccagctgctgctcctgctcctctctctccatgctGTGGCCTACAGACCTGACCACCTGAGGACCACAGCTCTGGGCTGCGCCGCTCTCTCCTTCATCATCAACACAGTTACTCTGTGCGGCCTGTTCGTATTAGTGCTCATGGCTTATGTGCTGTCCCTTGATCCGCCCTCCAACGCCCTGCTGCGGAAACCTGGGGTCTGTGCGGCTCTGGTGATCCTGATTTCTGTCCTGATCTCTTTGCTGCTGGCTGGGATTCGTGGACCCAGGGATCGTCTGCAGGAAAAGACAATCTGTTTTATGGATCCGGTCCAAGCTGGTGTCTCGTATCCAGCAGCTAAGATGTGCCTGGCTTTTCTGATTCCCTACATGCTCCAATTAGGACTTCTGATAGGTGGCTGTGTCCGGCAGTGGAAATCTAAAGGACGCTTCCTCTCCGGTTTAGAGGAGGGTCCCGTGTTCCTGACAGTCACTGTGGTCATGTTTCTCTGCCTGCTGTTCTACAATGTGGCGCTGGTGAGAGGAGCACTACTGCAAAGTAGTAGTAAACATGAGCAAGCGTTTCTGAGCGTGGCTGAGTTTGTACTGTTCTCGGGGAGCAGTGCCAGCCTGCTGCTCGTGCTGTTCATGCACAGGCCATGTCGAGAGAGTCTCCAGGGAGTGTTTAGGCAGCTGAGGGTCTGCTGTCGAAGCCCAGGGCGCACACAGCCCAACAGAAACATCATTGCACCACACATCGAGATCACAGACACCCTGCAGGACATAGAGTCATaa
- the gnptg gene encoding N-acetylglucosamine-1-phosphotransferase subunit gamma: MHLGNEISSLIKLWMVCVSLFINHGFAGKMKIVEEPNTFGLNNPFLAQGSRLQPKVTPSSVSGPLHLHQLAGKCFSLTESVYKYEFCPFHNITQHEQSFRWNAYSGILGIWQEWEIVNNTLTGMWMRDGDACGTRNRETKVIFVCSTSSKLAQVSEPSTCVYSLTFETPLVCHPHSLLVYPILTEQLQGEWDEAEQARYEGLITEQGYNNLLRDIFEDAGLLKSQKVKVKLPEDAADSEIHNSLQKCTEDFQKQSEEIERLRALLTQHNIPYDSKPNEAKGTVTVTVKDQHLRGDHGLIDLL; the protein is encoded by the exons ATGCACTTGGGTAACGAAATATCCAGTTTAATAAAGCTGTGGATggtctgtgtgtctcttttcA TAAACCATGGATTCGCCGGTAAAATGAAGATAGTTGAGGAGCCAAACACGTTTGG GTTGAACAACCCTTTTCTGGCTCAGGGAAGCAGACTACAGCCCAAAGTGACCCCATCTTCAGTGTCTG GCCCATTGCATCTTCATCAGCTTGCTGGAAAGTGCTTCAGTctcacagagtcagt GTATAAATATGAATTCTGTCCATTTCACAACATCACCCAACATGAGCAGTCATTCAGGTGGAATGCCTACAGTGGGATACTGGG GATCTGGCAGGAGTGGGAAATAGTAAACAACACTTTAACAGGAATGTGGATGAGGGACGGGGATGCTTGTGGAaccagaaacagagaaacaaag GTGATTTTTGTCTGCAGTACAAGCAGCAAGCTTGCTCAAGTCTCAGAACCCAGTACTTGTGTGTACTCGCTAACCTTTGAGACCCCACTTGTTTGCCATCCACATTCTCTCTTAG tgtACCCGATCCTGACTGAGCAACTGCAAGGGGAATGGGATGAAGCTGAGCAGGCCCGCTATGAAGGTCTTATTACTGAGCAG GGATACAATAATCTTTTGAGGGACATTTTTGAAGATGCTGGTCTCCTGAAGAGCCAGAAAGTGAAGGTCAAGCTGCCAGAGGATGCAGCTGATTCAGAAATTCACAACTCTTTACAGAAATGTACTGAG GACTTCCAAAAACAGAGTGAAGAGATTGAGAGACTCCGTGCCCTCCTCACTCAGCACAATATTCCTTATGATTCAAAGCCAA ACGAAGCAAAAGGTACAGTGACTGTGACAGTTAAGGATCAACACCTAAGGGGAGACCACGGCCTAATTGATCTGCTGTGA